In one Parageobacillus genomosp. 1 genomic region, the following are encoded:
- a CDS encoding VOC family protein: MENSNQKITTCFMFNGKAEEAMNFYTSVFDQSEINSVFHHEDGTVLHATFTLKGQTFMAMDNSNKQEFPFTPAMSLFVTCDTEEEINRVFEQLSQDGKVLMPLAAYPFSEKFGWVEDKYGVSWQLNLAKS, encoded by the coding sequence ATGGAAAATTCAAATCAAAAAATTACTACGTGTTTCATGTTCAATGGCAAGGCTGAAGAGGCAATGAATTTTTACACCTCTGTATTTGACCAATCAGAAATAAATAGTGTTTTTCATCATGAAGATGGAACTGTATTACATGCTACATTCACCTTAAAAGGACAAACGTTTATGGCTATGGATAATAGCAACAAGCAAGAGTTCCCTTTCACTCCTGCAATGTCCCTGTTTGTAACATGCGATACCGAAGAAGAAATAAATAGAGTTTTTGAGCAGTTATCGCAAGATGGCAAAGTTCTCATGCCATTAGCTGCTTATCCATTTAGCGAAAAGTTTGGTTGGGTGGAAGATAAATACGGTGTTTCATGGCAATTAAACCTTGCAAAAAGCTAA
- a CDS encoding adhesin yields the protein MVITEKAKTFITKVMEENGVDTLRFTFEGAGCCGPQLGLSLDNPQITDRLEIINGIRVAMDEQVASIIEGVTLDAEETEEGVQFVLLGLNQCC from the coding sequence ATGGTTATTACAGAGAAAGCAAAAACATTTATTACAAAAGTGATGGAAGAAAATGGGGTTGATACACTACGTTTTACATTTGAAGGCGCAGGATGTTGCGGTCCGCAACTTGGTTTATCATTAGATAATCCTCAAATCACAGATCGGTTGGAGATTATTAATGGTATTCGGGTAGCGATGGACGAGCAAGTAGCTTCTATCATCGAAGGAGTTACACTCGATGCGGAAGAAACGGAAGAAGGCGTTCAATTCGTCTTATTAGGTTTAAATCAATGTTGTTAA
- a CDS encoding permease, whose translation MSIAIFQDFLYIALELTLLFLAISFVINFLEGYIPYDKMQSLLTKRHPLFGALIAVAFAFVTPFCSCSTIPVVVSLLNQKVRFGIAMIFLFASPVLDPTILTLMAATLGVKVAISYTIITTILSILIGFTLEKLGFENQVKQVMVKGEVEIGKKRNMKEALQETFHLMKTVYPYLLLGAGIGVIIHGTVPTEWISTYMGGDKWWLVPLAAIIGIPLYIRLSTMIPISQMLIAKGMALGPVMALMISSAGASLPEITLLHSIFRKKLVFAFVGSVMTMATLSGFLFYII comes from the coding sequence ATGAGCATAGCGATTTTTCAAGACTTTCTCTATATTGCGTTAGAATTAACTCTTTTGTTTTTGGCTATTTCGTTCGTCATTAACTTTCTAGAAGGATATATTCCTTATGATAAAATGCAAAGTTTGTTAACAAAGCGCCATCCGTTATTCGGAGCACTGATTGCCGTCGCATTTGCCTTTGTGACACCGTTTTGCTCCTGTTCTACGATCCCGGTTGTCGTATCGCTTTTAAATCAGAAAGTCCGTTTCGGTATTGCGATGATTTTTCTATTTGCTTCCCCTGTACTCGATCCAACCATATTGACACTCATGGCTGCGACACTCGGAGTAAAAGTGGCGATTTCTTATACCATTATCACAACCATTTTATCCATACTGATTGGTTTCACGCTTGAAAAACTCGGATTTGAAAATCAAGTGAAGCAAGTAATGGTGAAAGGAGAGGTGGAGATCGGAAAAAAACGAAACATGAAAGAAGCTTTACAGGAGACCTTTCACTTAATGAAAACGGTTTATCCATATTTGCTTTTGGGTGCAGGCATTGGAGTCATTATTCATGGTACTGTACCAACAGAATGGATTTCAACCTATATGGGAGGTGATAAGTGGTGGCTTGTTCCGCTTGCAGCAATCATCGGAATTCCTTTGTATATCCGTCTTTCCACGATGATTCCCATTTCGCAAATGTTGATTGCAAAAGGCATGGCATTAGGACCTGTCATGGCGCTGATGATTAGCTCAGCAGGGGCAAGCTTACCGGAGATCACATTATTACACAGTATCTTTAGAAAGAAGCTGGTCTTTGCGTTTGTAGGTTCTGTCATGACGATGGCAACGTTATCAGGATTTTTATTCTATATCATTTAA
- the arsD gene encoding arsenite efflux transporter metallochaperone ArsD, producing MRKIEIFDPAMCCPTGICGPSIDPELIRISIAVNNLKNKGIDIVRYNLGSEPDAFVANEIIRKLLTEKGPDVLPVVLVDGEVIKEKGYPTNAELAELTGMTEEELSQKPKVRLSLNVKK from the coding sequence ATGAGAAAAATTGAAATCTTTGATCCAGCAATGTGCTGTCCAACAGGGATTTGTGGTCCAAGTATAGACCCGGAATTAATCCGTATTTCCATAGCAGTTAACAATTTGAAGAATAAAGGAATTGATATTGTACGTTATAACCTTGGAAGCGAACCAGATGCTTTTGTAGCAAATGAAATCATCCGTAAACTACTGACAGAAAAAGGACCAGATGTGCTGCCGGTCGTTTTAGTGGATGGTGAAGTTATAAAAGAAAAAGGATATCCAACCAATGCTGAGTTAGCAGAATTAACGGGTATGACAGAAGAAGAATTAAGCCAAAAACCAAAAGTTCGCTTAAGCCTCAATGTGAAAAAATAA
- a CDS encoding GNAT family N-acetyltransferase: MGKIKSIHTGRLVLRELTMEDFESVHEIKSNPEVVKYLTWGPNSEDETKKSLQKQIAFQTDKNRKTFVLAVVRNDTSQLIGNALLMIKDEDNKVAEIGYFLHPSHWNKGYGKEVVKGLLKLGFVELSLHRIYATCDVENIGSIKVLQSLGFRLEGHLKQNLYVKGQWRDNYLFALLSSEYNENELTK; encoded by the coding sequence ATGGGAAAGATTAAAAGCATTCATACTGGAAGACTAGTATTAAGAGAACTAACGATGGAAGATTTTGAATCAGTACATGAAATTAAGTCAAATCCCGAAGTTGTGAAGTATTTGACTTGGGGACCTAATAGTGAAGATGAGACGAAAAAAAGCCTTCAAAAGCAGATAGCTTTTCAAACGGATAAAAACAGAAAAACATTTGTTTTAGCGGTGGTAAGGAATGATACAAGTCAACTAATAGGAAATGCTTTATTGATGATAAAGGATGAAGATAATAAGGTTGCAGAAATTGGATATTTCCTTCATCCTAGCCATTGGAATAAGGGGTACGGAAAAGAGGTTGTCAAAGGATTATTAAAGTTGGGTTTTGTGGAACTAAGTTTGCATAGGATCTATGCAACATGTGATGTTGAAAATATAGGGTCCATCAAGGTTCTACAGAGTTTAGGGTTCCGATTAGAAGGACATCTCAAGCAGAACTTATATGTGAAAGGACAGTGGAGAGACAATTATTTGTTTGCGTTGTTATCCAGTGAATACAACGAGAACGAGCTGACTAAATGA
- a CDS encoding ABC transporter ATP-binding protein — MENIISMKNVSFIRGDRVILKDINWEVKEKEHWVILGLNGSGKTSILNIVTGYQYPTKGEVSVLGHPFGKTNLPELRKQIGFVSSSLDRFNQTLGSETVEDIVISGKFASIGLYENVTSEDREQAEQLMTSFRIDHLKGKTYDTLSQGEKRKVLIGRALMAKPKLLLLDEPSIGLDILAREEILSLTKEIIAHQQCHVLYITHYIEEIIEEMTHVLLLKEGQIVAAGRKEEVLTDELLSETFQLVMKVHWENNRPWASIHKNIGWAKFAKAELK; from the coding sequence ATGGAAAATATCATAAGTATGAAAAATGTGTCCTTTATAAGAGGAGATCGAGTTATTTTAAAGGATATAAATTGGGAAGTAAAAGAAAAGGAACATTGGGTCATATTAGGTTTAAACGGTTCAGGAAAAACGTCCATATTAAATATCGTAACAGGCTATCAATATCCGACAAAAGGGGAAGTTTCTGTTTTAGGACATCCATTCGGGAAAACGAACTTGCCTGAGCTTCGAAAGCAAATCGGATTTGTTAGCAGTTCTCTTGACCGTTTTAATCAAACTTTAGGATCGGAAACGGTAGAGGATATTGTGATAAGCGGTAAATTTGCTTCGATAGGATTATACGAAAATGTGACCAGTGAGGACCGAGAGCAGGCTGAACAGCTTATGACATCTTTTCGAATCGATCACTTAAAGGGGAAAACGTATGATACATTATCACAAGGAGAAAAAAGAAAAGTACTTATCGGAAGAGCGTTAATGGCAAAACCGAAATTGCTTCTATTAGATGAACCGTCTATAGGATTGGATATTTTAGCAAGGGAAGAAATTTTATCATTAACGAAAGAAATTATTGCACATCAACAATGTCACGTACTATATATCACTCATTATATTGAAGAAATTATAGAAGAAATGACACATGTATTGTTGTTAAAAGAGGGACAAATTGTAGCGGCAGGACGAAAAGAGGAAGTATTAACAGATGAATTGTTATCAGAGACGTTTCAATTGGTGATGAAAGTTCATTGGGAAAATAATCGGCCATGGGCTTCCATACATAAAAATATTGGTTGGGCGAAATTTGCGAAGGCAGAATTAAAATAA
- the trxB gene encoding thioredoxin-disulfide reductase, which produces MRKVMILGTGPAGLTAAIYLARANMNPLVIEGLQPGGQLTMTTEVENFPGFPEGILGPELMDNMRKQAERFGAEFKNGWVERVDLSQRPFKVTITGMGEVETEAIIIATGASAKLLGIPGEKENMGSGVSTCATCDGFFYRGKKVIVVGGGDSAMEEANFLTKFATEVRIVHRRNELRASKIMQDRAKANEKITWSLNKTPVEVISDGNKVTGLKVRDNETGQEEVLEADGIFVAIGHRPNTEFLNGQVETDEMGYIVVKPGTTETNIPSVFACGDVQDHKYRQAITAAGTGCMAALDCERFLEGSAIHDWSKSL; this is translated from the coding sequence ATGCGTAAAGTAATGATTTTAGGAACAGGTCCAGCGGGATTAACGGCAGCTATTTATTTGGCACGCGCTAATATGAATCCGTTAGTCATTGAGGGTTTACAACCGGGTGGGCAGTTAACAATGACAACAGAAGTAGAAAACTTTCCGGGCTTTCCAGAAGGGATTTTGGGACCAGAATTAATGGATAACATGCGCAAGCAAGCAGAACGCTTTGGTGCGGAATTTAAGAACGGTTGGGTGGAAAGAGTAGATTTGTCTCAACGTCCATTTAAAGTAACCATCACGGGTATGGGAGAAGTAGAGACAGAGGCAATCATCATTGCCACTGGAGCGTCTGCCAAACTTCTTGGTATTCCGGGAGAGAAAGAAAACATGGGGAGCGGGGTTAGTACATGCGCGACATGTGATGGCTTTTTCTATCGCGGCAAAAAGGTTATCGTGGTAGGCGGCGGCGATTCCGCCATGGAAGAAGCAAATTTCCTTACAAAGTTTGCGACAGAAGTTCGCATTGTTCATCGCAGAAATGAGCTGCGTGCGTCAAAAATTATGCAAGATCGAGCAAAAGCCAATGAAAAAATTACGTGGAGTTTAAATAAAACACCAGTAGAAGTAATATCAGATGGGAATAAGGTAACAGGTCTGAAAGTGCGTGATAATGAAACGGGACAAGAAGAAGTATTAGAAGCGGACGGCATTTTTGTAGCTATCGGTCACCGTCCAAATACCGAATTCTTAAACGGACAAGTGGAAACAGATGAAATGGGCTACATCGTAGTGAAGCCGGGTACCACAGAAACGAATATCCCAAGCGTGTTTGCATGTGGAGACGTACAAGATCATAAGTATCGCCAAGCGATTACCGCAGCAGGGACAGGTTGCATGGCTGCGCTTGACTGTGAACGTTTCTTAGAAGGTAGTGCAATACACGACTGGAGTAAATCATTATAA
- the arsC gene encoding arsenate reductase (thioredoxin), which translates to MKNKKIIYFLCTGNSCRSQMAEGWAKKYLGDEWEVYSAGIEAHGLNPNAVKVMKEVGIDISNQTSDVIDPEILNKADLVVTLCGHAADHCPVTPPNVKRVHWGFDDPAKAEGTEEEKLAVFRRVRDEIGARIKKFAETGE; encoded by the coding sequence ATGAAAAACAAAAAGATCATTTACTTCTTATGCACAGGTAACTCTTGCCGCAGCCAAATGGCAGAAGGATGGGCAAAAAAATATCTTGGCGACGAGTGGGAAGTGTACAGTGCCGGTATTGAAGCGCATGGACTAAATCCAAACGCGGTAAAAGTCATGAAAGAAGTAGGGATTGATATTTCGAACCAGACATCGGATGTCATTGATCCTGAAATTTTAAATAAAGCTGATTTGGTAGTAACATTATGTGGTCATGCAGCGGACCATTGCCCGGTAACCCCGCCAAATGTGAAACGCGTACACTGGGGATTTGATGATCCGGCAAAGGCGGAAGGAACGGAGGAGGAAAAATTAGCTGTATTCCGTCGTGTTCGCGATGAAATCGGCGCGCGCATCAAAAAATTTGCTGAAACAGGCGAATAA
- a CDS encoding YrzI family small protein — translation MTIHLFFVTITIERRKPAKKDREQERLVREIEEGILDRKCLLHHRPF, via the coding sequence ATGACGATTCATTTATTTTTCGTGACGATAACGATCGAGCGCAGAAAACCGGCGAAGAAAGACAGAGAGCAAGAACGCCTTGTTCGAGAAATTGAGGAAGGAATTTTGGATCGTAAATGTCTATTGCATCATCGTCCATTTTAA
- a CDS encoding DUF2294 domain-containing protein produces the protein MNKSKGFIESEISKALTKWEKDFLGRGSVSVKTDILRDMIIVSLHGILTPAEYSLCESKEGRLSVKRNRSSLVESGEEELKEIILNITGEKVKSFHTDLSTRTGERIMVFKLFNDLEKKLLK, from the coding sequence ATGAACAAATCAAAAGGCTTTATTGAATCGGAAATAAGTAAAGCATTAACGAAATGGGAGAAAGATTTCCTTGGGCGGGGTTCAGTATCGGTTAAGACAGATATTTTGCGAGATATGATTATTGTTTCTTTGCACGGCATTCTAACCCCTGCTGAATATTCACTTTGTGAATCAAAAGAAGGAAGGTTATCGGTAAAAAGGAATCGATCCAGCTTGGTTGAATCAGGAGAGGAAGAGCTGAAGGAAATTATCCTAAATATAACTGGGGAAAAGGTGAAGAGTTTTCACACTGATTTAAGCACTCGTACAGGCGAACGGATCATGGTGTTCAAATTATTTAATGATCTTGAGAAAAAACTTTTAAAATAA
- a CDS encoding arsenite methyltransferase, giving the protein MNHVNNDQIRQNVRSRYKQIALQEVNSGSCCSASSGCCGTPNEVSAKLGYSDEELSAVPEGANLGLGCGNPLAIAELKPGEVVLDLGCGAGFDCFLAARQVGETGRVIGVDMTPEMISKARNNAAKGGFTNTEFRLGEIEYLPVADGSVDVIISNCVINLSPDKPQVFKEAYRVLKPGGRLVISDVVATAELPPEIKNNMDVLYSGCVSGAASIGELESMLQQSGFTQITIEPKDESKEFIKDWVPGANIADYIVSAIIKAIKP; this is encoded by the coding sequence ATGAATCACGTTAATAACGATCAAATCCGGCAAAATGTCCGCAGCCGCTATAAACAAATTGCGCTGCAGGAAGTAAATTCTGGCAGCTGTTGTTCAGCTTCTTCCGGATGTTGTGGTACACCTAATGAGGTATCGGCAAAACTAGGGTACTCGGATGAGGAATTATCTGCCGTGCCAGAAGGAGCCAATCTTGGACTTGGTTGCGGCAACCCGCTAGCAATTGCGGAATTGAAACCCGGAGAAGTGGTGTTGGATCTTGGTTGCGGTGCCGGTTTCGATTGCTTTTTGGCTGCTCGTCAGGTCGGAGAAACCGGGCGCGTCATTGGTGTGGATATGACGCCAGAAATGATCAGCAAAGCACGAAACAATGCTGCCAAGGGGGGCTTTACCAATACCGAATTTCGGTTAGGAGAGATCGAATATTTACCGGTGGCAGATGGTTCGGTCGATGTCATTATTTCCAATTGCGTCATTAATCTTTCCCCAGATAAGCCCCAAGTGTTCAAGGAAGCCTATCGTGTGCTGAAACCAGGAGGGCGCCTTGTCATTTCCGACGTTGTGGCGACGGCAGAACTTCCACCGGAAATCAAAAACAATATGGATGTCTTGTATTCGGGCTGCGTATCAGGAGCAGCATCGATTGGAGAGCTGGAATCCATGTTACAACAGAGTGGATTCACACAGATCACCATCGAACCGAAAGATGAATCGAAGGAGTTTATCAAAGATTGGGTGCCTGGAGCGAACATCGCGGATTACATTGTTTCTGCGATCATTAAAGCAATTAAACCTTAA
- a CDS encoding MarR family winged helix-turn-helix transcriptional regulator: MENIRELFQVMTRRFGFLNKNCCSIDAVDISLVQSHILYEIDKRESPSMQQVAEVLGMDITTFSRQIQNLVKKGLVKKTPLPEDRRVYTLSLTTEGKFIATTIDREINRYLEEVFSHMTEFEKETVIRSIKLLNECMAKSSVCCKPLF; the protein is encoded by the coding sequence ATGGAAAACATTAGAGAGTTGTTTCAAGTGATGACACGTCGTTTCGGATTTCTAAATAAAAATTGCTGTTCGATTGATGCTGTAGATATTTCTCTTGTTCAAAGCCATATTCTTTATGAAATTGACAAAAGAGAATCTCCTTCCATGCAACAAGTGGCTGAAGTATTGGGAATGGATATTACAACGTTCAGTAGACAGATTCAAAATTTAGTGAAAAAGGGATTAGTAAAAAAAACGCCACTCCCTGAAGATCGAAGGGTATATACGTTATCGTTAACCACCGAAGGAAAGTTTATCGCAACAACCATTGATCGAGAAATAAATCGATATCTAGAAGAAGTGTTTTCGCATATGACGGAATTTGAGAAAGAAACCGTGATTCGTTCGATTAAATTGTTGAATGAGTGCATGGCAAAATCAAGTGTATGTTGTAAACCGTTATTTTGA
- the arsA gene encoding arsenical pump-driving ATPase: MTTLFNPRSMDFTPFLFFTGKGGVGKTSTACATAIALADRGKQVLLVSTDPASNLQDVFEVELQNKPTAIPNVPNLFAANLDPEIAANEYKEKVIGPYRGKLPETVIASMEEQLSGACTVEIAAFNEFSTLLMNKELTAQFDHIIFDTAPTGHTLRLLQLPAAWSGFLEESTHGASCLGPLAGLSAKKEMYEQSVEVLTNPEKTTLLLVTRPDGSPLQEAARASKELREIGLKNQYLLINGVMKDFVKNDEVSSAFFTRQVRALEQMPNELKGLQTFEIPLVPFNIAGVENIRKLFTFEQTRVVSADEIKSLHVPALKALIDDLSESRKRVIFTMGKGGVGKTTVASAIAVGLAEKGHRVHLTTTDPAAHIDYVMCGEHENISVSRIDPKVEVEKYRNEVLNQAKDTVDEEGLAYLEEDLRSPCTEEIAVFRAFADIVEKANEEVVVIDTAPTGHTLLLLDAAQAYHKEIARSSGEVPQSVQNLLPRLRNPEETSVVIVTLAEATPVHEASRLQDDLKRAGIQPKWWVINQSFYATHTMDPILRGRAQSEVQWIEEVQRKSQNHCVIIPWQSEDIVGYQKLKELTI; the protein is encoded by the coding sequence ATGACCACTTTGTTTAACCCTCGATCCATGGATTTCACTCCCTTTTTATTCTTTACGGGAAAAGGTGGAGTAGGGAAAACATCAACGGCGTGTGCAACGGCTATTGCGTTAGCAGATAGGGGAAAACAAGTATTGCTTGTAAGCACAGATCCCGCGTCTAATTTACAAGATGTGTTTGAAGTAGAGCTGCAAAATAAGCCTACCGCCATTCCGAATGTTCCAAATTTATTTGCTGCAAATCTTGATCCGGAAATAGCGGCAAATGAATATAAAGAAAAAGTAATTGGACCATATAGAGGAAAATTGCCAGAAACCGTTATCGCCTCCATGGAGGAGCAACTATCAGGTGCATGTACCGTTGAAATTGCCGCCTTCAATGAGTTTTCTACATTATTGATGAACAAGGAACTTACTGCACAATTTGATCATATTATTTTTGATACGGCTCCAACAGGACATACGTTGCGATTGTTACAGTTGCCTGCTGCATGGAGTGGATTTCTAGAAGAAAGTACACATGGCGCCTCTTGTTTAGGTCCGTTAGCGGGATTAAGTGCGAAGAAGGAGATGTATGAACAAAGTGTAGAGGTACTAACGAACCCAGAAAAAACAACCCTGCTTCTTGTGACTCGTCCCGACGGTTCCCCGCTGCAAGAAGCGGCACGAGCATCCAAAGAGTTACGAGAGATTGGATTGAAAAATCAGTATCTTCTTATTAATGGTGTGATGAAGGATTTCGTGAAAAATGATGAGGTTTCTTCTGCTTTCTTTACTCGACAAGTTCGTGCATTGGAACAGATGCCAAATGAGTTAAAAGGATTGCAAACATTTGAAATTCCGTTAGTGCCATTTAATATCGCCGGAGTAGAAAACATCCGTAAGTTATTCACCTTTGAACAGACAAGAGTTGTATCGGCAGATGAAATAAAGTCATTGCACGTCCCGGCTTTAAAAGCGTTAATTGATGACTTATCAGAGTCAAGAAAGCGCGTCATTTTCACGATGGGTAAAGGCGGCGTGGGAAAAACAACGGTCGCTTCTGCGATTGCGGTTGGATTGGCTGAAAAAGGACACCGTGTTCATTTAACCACAACAGATCCGGCTGCTCATATTGATTATGTGATGTGTGGAGAACATGAAAATATCTCTGTTAGCCGTATTGATCCAAAAGTTGAAGTAGAGAAGTATCGTAACGAAGTCCTCAACCAAGCAAAAGATACAGTAGATGAGGAAGGATTGGCTTATTTAGAAGAGGACTTACGTTCCCCTTGTACAGAGGAAATCGCGGTATTCCGTGCCTTTGCAGATATCGTAGAAAAAGCGAATGAAGAAGTGGTTGTCATTGATACAGCTCCAACAGGACATACGTTACTATTATTGGATGCAGCGCAAGCCTATCATAAAGAAATTGCGCGTTCTTCTGGAGAAGTACCTCAATCCGTGCAAAACTTGTTACCACGTCTTCGCAATCCGGAAGAAACAAGTGTTGTCATTGTAACATTGGCAGAAGCTACACCGGTTCATGAAGCAAGCCGTCTACAAGATGACTTAAAGCGTGCAGGAATCCAACCGAAGTGGTGGGTTATTAATCAAAGCTTTTATGCCACACATACAATGGATCCTATTCTGCGTGGACGGGCACAGTCTGAAGTTCAGTGGATTGAAGAAGTACAACGGAAGTCACAAAACCATTGTGTGATTATTCCTTGGCAGTCGGAAGATATAGTAGGATATCAAAAACTTAAAGAATTAACGATCTAA
- a CDS encoding GNAT family N-acetyltransferase: MNIRRFRKEDWSQVKEIYEQGIATGQATFETTVPSFEKWESTIAENLCLVAEDEEGIQGWCKISKVSDRCVYEGVGEVSVYVRDVSRGKGVGKQLLQAIIKESEAKGFWTLTAGIFPENIPSLRLHQSVGFREIGIRQRIGKLNGVWRDVVLLERRSQIVGID, translated from the coding sequence ATGAACATTCGCCGCTTTCGCAAAGAGGATTGGTCGCAAGTGAAGGAAATTTACGAGCAGGGAATTGCGACAGGACAAGCAACATTTGAAACAACAGTGCCATCGTTCGAAAAGTGGGAATCGACCATTGCGGAAAATTTATGTTTAGTCGCTGAAGACGAAGAAGGCATTCAAGGATGGTGTAAGATAAGTAAAGTATCGGATCGCTGCGTGTATGAAGGGGTGGGAGAGGTTAGTGTGTATGTTCGAGATGTGAGCCGAGGAAAGGGAGTTGGAAAACAACTTCTACAAGCCATAATCAAAGAATCAGAAGCAAAAGGATTTTGGACATTAACAGCAGGGATTTTCCCGGAAAACATACCAAGTTTACGTTTACATCAAAGTGTTGGATTTCGTGAAATCGGCATACGACAACGTATAGGAAAGTTGAATGGGGTATGGCGTGATGTGGTATTGCTTGAGCGCCGCAGTCAAATTGTAGGTATAGATTGA
- a CDS encoding MFS transporter — protein MSSTNSNPSMASLLRNRFIQTIMTAGLFIQVGIWVRNFAILLFVTEKTNGDALAVSLISVAEFAPIFIFSFIGGTFADRWRPKRTMIWCDFLSAISIFVILMALLFATWKVVFLATLVSAILSQFSQPSGMKLFKVHVPGEQMQAGMSLFQTMMAIFMIIGPILGTFVFQQFGIYISMAVVGIAFLLSALVLTLLPPDRMEKKDESEASLWHEMKLGFQYVWSRKILVTLGGGFMAAGLALGLIHPLAIFLVTERLGLEESYLQWLFTAHGAAMIIGGAVAMAFSNRIAPHILLMLGMGSMAVGIFVMGWSTMFWLTLMAEFFIGLFMPALHIGINTIILNNTDETFVGRVNGILTPLFMGSMVITMSLAGLLKKQFSLLVIYQASAALFVIGILVMLPMFQLLKTAEAE, from the coding sequence ATGTCATCAACAAACTCAAATCCGTCCATGGCTTCACTATTACGCAATCGTTTTATCCAAACGATTATGACGGCTGGCTTGTTTATTCAGGTTGGCATTTGGGTGCGTAACTTTGCAATTCTATTGTTTGTCACGGAGAAGACAAATGGGGATGCACTTGCCGTCTCACTCATATCGGTGGCCGAATTTGCACCGATTTTTATCTTCTCCTTTATTGGCGGTACGTTCGCAGACCGTTGGCGGCCAAAACGAACAATGATCTGGTGCGACTTCTTAAGCGCTATATCAATATTTGTAATATTAATGGCGCTTCTGTTTGCCACATGGAAAGTTGTTTTCCTCGCAACATTGGTTTCTGCTATCCTATCGCAGTTCTCTCAGCCTTCGGGGATGAAGCTATTCAAAGTACACGTTCCGGGAGAACAGATGCAGGCGGGTATGTCATTATTCCAGACAATGATGGCTATTTTCATGATCATTGGCCCGATATTAGGCACGTTCGTCTTTCAACAATTCGGTATCTACATCTCTATGGCAGTAGTAGGTATAGCTTTTCTATTATCTGCTCTCGTACTGACCTTATTGCCTCCCGACCGGATGGAGAAGAAGGATGAAAGCGAGGCATCGCTCTGGCATGAAATGAAGCTCGGCTTTCAATATGTATGGTCGCGCAAGATTCTTGTGACTTTGGGAGGCGGCTTCATGGCTGCTGGGTTAGCGCTTGGATTAATCCACCCGTTGGCCATCTTTCTGGTAACAGAGCGCCTTGGTCTGGAAGAGAGTTACTTGCAATGGCTGTTCACAGCCCATGGAGCAGCTATGATCATCGGCGGCGCTGTGGCGATGGCATTCTCCAACCGGATTGCGCCGCACATCCTGCTGATGCTGGGGATGGGAAGCATGGCTGTAGGAATTTTTGTAATGGGTTGGTCCACTATGTTCTGGCTTACCTTAATGGCTGAGTTTTTCATTGGTCTATTCATGCCCGCTCTCCATATCGGCATTAATACGATTATACTGAACAATACCGACGAAACGTTCGTAGGGCGTGTCAACGGAATATTGACCCCTCTGTTCATGGGTTCAATGGTAATTACGATGAGCTTGGCTGGTCTGTTGAAAAAACAATTCTCCCTACTCGTGATCTATCAGGCCTCTGCCGCTCTCTTCGTCATTGGCATTTTGGTCATGCTCCCGATGTTCCAATTGCTTAAAACGGCTGAAGCCGAATAA